The Desulfovibrio psychrotolerans genomic interval CACAATCCCGTGCGGCATCGGGCGTGGCGGGCAGCAATCCGTGCCCCGACTGTCCGGAGGGGAGTGCGTCCGATGCCTGTCTCCTCATGGCCGCCCTGCCTGCGGACGAGCGCGGGCGGCTGGCGGAACGCCTGACGCAGGCCGGAGTGGCATTGCCTGCGGATTGTCTTCCCTTTCAGCAGTGAAAAGTCGTCTGCCCGTAGCCGCAACCGACACGCCCCGCGCAGGACTCTGCACTCAGAATACAGCAGGGAACATGGGGCACATGGCTCTTGTATGGGTTCCTGTATGAGCTCCTGTGCGGGCTATGGGCAGTATCGGCATAGGCATGTTCTGTTGTGGCCCGTTGAGGCCCGTTGCGGCTCGTTGTCACCCCTATCCGCCCGATATGTATTCGCTGCCGCCATATCCCGCTAGTTCTCGCCATATCCTGCCCGTTCCCGGCCTTCAGCGTTTTTTGCCGGAGCGGCTGTTCCAGTCTGGCCTTTGGGATGACTGGCTGCCGCCTTGTCCGCCTGCTTTCCCCGTGCCGCTGTTGGCATTTCCACCGCCCTGCGCCGGTTTTTTCCCTTTGGGGCCGGAATGCTGCGGCCCGCCGTTGCTGCGGGGGCGTTGCGGCGGGTTGTCCCTGTCGGGCTGGTCGGAGTGTTCAGAATGCCCAGAACGGCCAGAACGTTCAGAACGGCCAGAGCGGTCGGAACGGTCGGAACGGTCGGAATGGGCAGAGCGCTCAGAACGGGCAGTGTTCTGATCCCGGCGTCCCTGCCGCGCTGTACTCTGCCGTGCGGAGTGTCCTGCCTCTGTGTTCTGCTTTTCCGCGTCGGGCATGAGAATGTGATGCTGGCGCAGACGTTGCGCATCCGTGCGGGCAACGTACAGGGGGGTGCCGTCCGGTGCCGCAGCCGTGAAAAACATGGCCGTGGCCACGGTGCCCGGCGTGGGAATAAAACACTGCACCTGCCGGGGGCGCCAGCCCCTGCGGGCAAGCCAGTCACCCAGTGCGCGCATGTCGTTGTCCGTGCAGCCGGGAAAACCGCTCATGAGGTAGGGCACCACATACTGTTCCTTTCCCGCCGCCTCCGAATAGCGCTCAAAGGCGCGCAGAAACGCCTCAAACACCGTCAGGCCGGGCTTGCGCATAAGGTGCAGCACCGTGTCGCAGATATGCTCGGGGGCAACCTTGAGCTGGCCGCCCGTAAATTCCATGGTGTACGCGCGCATGGCATTGTCATCGCGCATGGCAAGGTCAAACCGCACGCCGCTGGCAACGCGCACATGGCGTATGTGCTGCTCATCGCGTATGCGCCGCAGCATGTCCACGGCCAAGGACTGGTCCACCTTGAACTGCGGGCACACGCCGGGATGCATGCAGCTTGTGCGCCTGCATGTGGCCGGGTCTGCCGCGCACCGGGCCTGCCACATGTTGGCCGAGGGGCCGCCCACATCACTTATGGAGCCGTTGAAGCGCGGAATGGCCGACATGGCCCGCACCTCGGAAAGGATGGAGTCGCGGCTGCGCGAGGCAATCCGCCTGCCCTGATGCAGTGCCAGCGAGCAGAAAGAACACCCGCCCCCGCACCCTCTGTGGGTGGTTATGCTGGTCTGAATCATGGCTTCGGCCGGAATGGGCTGCGTGTAAGCCGGATGCGCCCTGCGGGCAAAGGGCAGGGCGTAGAGGCTGTCCATCTCCGCCTCTTCAAGGGGCGGCGCGGGCGGCGCAAGCACCACGGCGCGGTCGCCGGAAGGCTGCACGGCCCATGCCTGCGCTGCCTGAACGTGACGCTCCAGCATGAGGGTCGCTTCCATGAGCAGGGCCGGGGTGTGTTCCATGGCTTCATGGGATGGCAGGCACATGACGGTGGCGTCTTCAGGTATCCCTTCTGCGTGGCAGGGGTTTTCCGCATCTTCCCCGCGGTGTAACAGGCGGCCCATGACAGCCGTGCCGGGAATACCGAACGAGGCCCGCCGCAGGGCTGCCGCGTCCGCCGTGCCGGTATCGTCAAGACTCAGCGCCATGGCTCCCGCAAGGGCAAGAATAGCCCGTTCGCCCATGCCGTAAACAAGGCAGTCGGCCTTGCTGTCCTGCAAAATGGGGCGGCGCAGTTTGTCCGTCCAGAAGTCGTAATGCGTTATACGCCGCAGGGAGGCTTCAATGCCGCCTATGACCACACCCATGCCCGGAAACGCCTGTCTCACAAGGCTTGTGTAAACGGTTACAGCCCTGTTGGGGCGCGCTCCCGCCTTGCCGCCGGGGGTATAGGCATCATCGTGGCGTTTTTTGCGAAAGGCCGTGTAATGGGCCAGCATGGAGTCCAGCGCGCCTGCGGAAACGGCGGTGAACAGGGTAGGGCGGCCCATGCGCTGCACGTCCTGCGGAGTATCCCAGCGCGGCTGGCTGATAACCCCCGTGCGGTAGCCGTGCGCCACAAGCCAGCGGCCCAGCAGGGCGGCGGCAAAGCTCGGGTGGTCCACGTATCCGTCGCCGGAAACGATGAGGATATCCAGTGCATCCCAGCCGAGGCGGTCCATCTCTTCGCGGGTCATGGGAAGAAAGGGCGGCTGCTCAAGCGGGGTGCGGTGCTGCGCAGGGGTCACAAAAGGCGTTCCGGCAATCGCCGGGCGGGGTGGGGTGGGGGTGTGCATGCGCGGACTATAGCAGGCCGCCCGGAAATGGCAATCAGGCGTATAGCGGCGTATGGCGGCATATTGCGGCGTATTGCTCCGTAGACTTGTCCCTGTCTGCCTGCGCAAGCCCTGTCTGCCTGTACAAGCGGTTTGTGCGGGAGTCTTTGTTGCGGAAAGCTTGCGGAACCATGCGGTGTCCGTGCCCCCGCCTGCATGTCACATGATGCCGGAAATATGCGAATACTCGGCAGATTGCGGATTCGGAGGCTTGCCTTTCCTGCGGTGCTGTATTACGTGAGCATTATATTTGCCATTCCGTAGGGATATCGTATTGTGCGCATCGGCGTTCGGGCCGTGACCGGAGGGATTCCGGGCAGATACGTGAAACCGCAAAGACGTTGCGCACGGACAGGCCAGCACACCGCAGCAAGGGGGTGGTGTATGACGTTTACCACTGCCGCTTCCGGCAGAGTGGACGCCGTAAAGGCCGGGATGCCCGGTGCTGCCGTTCGCCATGGTGCCGATACTGCTGCAACAGGCACCGGCGAAGATGCCATGCTGCGTTTTTCCGGCACACAGGACCGCATGAAGGTCGGCGTAGCCCGGTATATCCCGCCCAGCGGCGGGGGCAGGCCCCTGACTGTGGAGCGCATCCGCAAAC includes:
- a CDS encoding YgiQ family radical SAM protein, with amino-acid sequence MTREEMDRLGWDALDILIVSGDGYVDHPSFAAALLGRWLVAHGYRTGVISQPRWDTPQDVQRMGRPTLFTAVSAGALDSMLAHYTAFRKKRHDDAYTPGGKAGARPNRAVTVYTSLVRQAFPGMGVVIGGIEASLRRITHYDFWTDKLRRPILQDSKADCLVYGMGERAILALAGAMALSLDDTGTADAAALRRASFGIPGTAVMGRLLHRGEDAENPCHAEGIPEDATVMCLPSHEAMEHTPALLMEATLMLERHVQAAQAWAVQPSGDRAVVLAPPAPPLEEAEMDSLYALPFARRAHPAYTQPIPAEAMIQTSITTHRGCGGGCSFCSLALHQGRRIASRSRDSILSEVRAMSAIPRFNGSISDVGGPSANMWQARCAADPATCRRTSCMHPGVCPQFKVDQSLAVDMLRRIRDEQHIRHVRVASGVRFDLAMRDDNAMRAYTMEFTGGQLKVAPEHICDTVLHLMRKPGLTVFEAFLRAFERYSEAAGKEQYVVPYLMSGFPGCTDNDMRALGDWLARRGWRPRQVQCFIPTPGTVATAMFFTAAAPDGTPLYVARTDAQRLRQHHILMPDAEKQNTEAGHSARQSTARQGRRDQNTARSERSAHSDRSDRSDRSGRSERSGRSGHSEHSDQPDRDNPPQRPRSNGGPQHSGPKGKKPAQGGGNANSGTGKAGGQGGSQSSQRPDWNSRSGKKR